A region of the Hemitrygon akajei chromosome 11, sHemAka1.3, whole genome shotgun sequence genome:
gaaggcaggagacccagagaggaaaatggatcagccatgatgaaatggtgaagcagactcgatgggccaaatggcctgattctgttccctTGTCTTATGGGACGAGAGAATGTCAGGGACGGGTGAGGGTTTTGCTTTGTTGCTGTGTAGAGAGGTTTATCATTGGTATATGTTTCAAGGTACAGCAAAGTGCTTTGGTTTACATTCATCCAGACAAATCCTTTCATCGAGTTTGTGAATGTGCACCTCGTACTGTATAATATTActaccatcttatcagtgtgaacctGGAAATCTTGTAAATCCTGTCATCTTTGACTTGGAAATCTCGTAAATCTCATTTTtataaggtaacttattttttattcttcttacttctcttctaatatttgtgtatctgtgcacttggaatgctactgtgacactgtaatttcctttgggagcaATACATTATAcataacagaacacagaataagGTGTTATAGAGAGGGCAGGGAGACATAAAGTGCAAGGGTTACTACACTCGGGTAGGTTCGGAAATCTAGAGTACAGcaaacaagaggtccattcaggaGCCTTATAACAGCAGGTGTTTGTTTTTAAAGGGAATGTAAAGGgccttcaaatttgctgatgagtcCCATTGATtactagagctagaggtcatgggttaagggtgaaaggggaaatgtttaaggggatgtCTTCACTTcagagcagaagtggtggatgtgggatcGATTTCAGCACTTAAAAATTTGgatagtacatggatgggaggggtatggagggagcAGACAGGTTTGGGGTGGACTAGGTgggtcaatgggcctgtttctgtgctgtagtgttctacgatTCTGTGAAGAATCTTAGAACACACTCACCATTCAGCTACTGTGCCTGTGTTAGCTCTTTGAGATgtgtttccaccattttctcCTTTCTTCCAAGAATGGCCTTCTTAAATCCAAATTTCTAACCAGGAAATCTTTCCGCAGGTGGTAACAACCCAACAAGGGTGCTGCTGGGATCCAAGGGCCCAAGTTACAGGGAGAGTTAGGATAGCCCAGGCGTTCATTTCTTGGAaagaaggagaatgagggggtgacctgAGAAATGtttaacattatgagaggcaggGATAAAGTGGATGATAACGATCTTTTCTCCAGGGTAGGGGAATccagaactagggggcatagagttagaatgagagggaaaagatttgaaACGGAGATGAGGGGGCGACTatcacgcagagggtggtgagtgtatggaacatCTTGCCAACCGGAGACAGTGGCTGGAAGCAGGTACAGTTGAGAATCACATGGTTAAGTAGGCGTCCcccactttacgaatgttcgctttacaccacttcacttttacaaaagccctacattagtaacctgttttcacattacaaagaggatttttgcttttacaaacatttttcccatataaattaacagttcttcgctttacgccatttcagcttaagaatggtttcataggaacgctcaacctttgtaaaggggggggttACCAGTACACGTAGGGGCAGGGCTGAGAGGGATGTGGGCAGAAAGCAGGAAATTGGGATTATTGATCATATTAATATATTGATCAACATAATAATGATTAATGATAATCTACGTTATTAATCAATTTCAAATTGACCAATGTGGTCAGTATGGAttggttgggccgaagggcctgtatgacTCATCTCAGTGAATGTATTGTGCTTTTCCCTTCAGGTGGTCTTCATGGTGTGGAATGCCTTCAACGACCCCCTGTTTGGCTACTTGCAGGACAACTCCAGTCTGCGGTGCTGCACTCAGCGCCGGCTCTCCATCCTGTACGGTGCTCCATTCTACGCCATTGCCTTCCTGCTGCCCTGGTTCCCCTGGCGGGACTACTCAGAGGGCGACTGGCTCTGCGGGGTCCACCTGGTCATCGCCCTGTGCGCCTTTGACGGGATGCTGACCTTTGTCCTGCTGGCGCAGTGCGCGCTCTTTGCCGAGATCTCGACCAGGCACGAGAGCCGTTTGCTGCTCATCAAATACAACCAAGTGGCCTCGCTGGTCGGCTCCTCCGGTGTCCTGTTCTGCGGTCTTGTCTCCAGCAACATGGAGAACATCTTTAACTTCCAGCTCTTCATGCTGTGCGTCGCGGGGCTGGCCTTCGCTTGCATGTACTATACCGGCCAGCACAGCGTCAGCCAGTACGAGCAAGGCGATAGGTTGGGAAAGTGCAGAGCGGACAACGTGGATGACCTCTCCTGGACCTCCGTCTTCCACCTGACCAAGCAGATCATCACGGAGAAGGATTTCCTGTTCTTCATTATCATGAACTTCTTCCAGGTCTTCCACCTGGCCTTCATGAACAACTTCATGCTGATCTTCGCCGACCACCTCATCCCTCAGCACGTGCTCCCGGGCTTTGCAAAGAGCATCATGTATGGAGCCGGATTTATCTGTCCGCAGGTAACCCGCCCTGCTGCCAACTGTTTGTTTGATGCCATTTCCACTACACAAATGGAGAGGGGAACGAAATAATTGTTCCTCCGGATTTGATGCAACACAAAAGCCCCACAATAAgtatacataagatagcttagaCATCGAGGTAGAAATGGTAGAGAACAAGCATCTTTATCCATGGTGGGGCTGTCAATGACAAGAGAGCGAGATGAGAATTGGAGTTGATTTATCAAAGCTCAATGTAAAgttattataaaagtacatttatgttgccatatacaagcctgcgattcattttcctttgaccatactcagcaaatctgtggaatagtaactataacagaatcagtgaaaggctGTCCCAACTTggacgttcaaccagagtgcagacagCAGCAAGCTACagataaaaaagaaataataaataaataaacaaacaaacattaaatattgagaacgtgagatgaagagtccttgaaagtgagtccataggttttgtgggaacagttcagtgatggggtaagtgaagttatcccctctggttcaagagcctgatagctgaggggtaataactgttcctgaacctggtggtgagagtcctgaggctcctgaaccttcttcctgatggcagcagtgagaggagagcaaggcctgggtgatggaggctgctttcctgcaacagtgtttcatgaagatgtgctcagtggttgggaggtctATGCCTGTGACCGATGAGGCCGTACCCACTCTTTGTAGGGTTTACCATTCAGGGACGCTGGTGTGACTGCTCccggctgtgatgcagcctgtcagtacACATCGAGAGAATTTGGTCATTGTGACGTGGGAGATAGAGAGGGCAGGTAGCAAGAATCTTTACTTCAGTGTGGAGGTTGTCTATGACAAGACAGTGTATGATTAAGGTGcacattggaattggtttattattgtcacatactgagatagagtgaaaagctcgACTCAcgtactgttcacacagatcaggtGTTccttttgatagaggtatacaaaatttatgaggggtatagatggggtaaaagcaagcaggctttatccactgtgtttctctctcccctccccccgccttttaaatctactcatcttttttatctccagtcctgctgaagggtcttggcccaaaacgtcgactgtactttttctcaatagatgctgcctggcctgctgagttcctcccgcattttgtgcgtgtgtgtgatgctttttccaccgaggttgagtgagacttgaagtagaggtcatgggttaagggtgaaaggtgagatgtttaaggggaacatgagggggaatttcttcacacaaagggtggtgagagtggaatgagctgccagtgcctGCCAGCGGTGAATGTGAtttccatttcaacatttaagtgaagtttagataggtacgtggatgggagggctgTGGCTCGGATTCAGGTTGAGTAATAGCTCAGcgcggactagatgggccgaagggcctgtttctgtgctgtggtgttctaagGCCTCTATCATTAATAATCAGatgattacacagtgcattggggtagaacaaggtaaaacaagagcactgcagaataaagtgtcacagttaccgagaaagtgcagcacaggtaaatgatacaatattataaagtagattgtgaggtcaggattcCATCTTACTGTACGAGAAAACCATTTAGTAGTCTgacaacagtggggtagaagctgcccttgagcctggtggtacgtgctttcagagtTTTGTATCTTCAGCTCGATGGAGAGGGGGGTAGAGAGAATGCCCCTGGTCTTTGATTGTGCCTGCTGGTTTattgaggcagcgagaagtgcaGACAGGAAACTACTTTTGTAAATGGATTGATAATGCAGTCCGAGAGAACGGTCTCCAGCCGAAatgctgactgtccatttccctcactgACCTGCTGGGTACGTCCAGTGGTTTGTGTTGCAACAGATTTTGAATCCTCGAGCTTGTGCACCATCTGGCAATATATCTTTCAAAAGCTAGGACTTGAGGGGTTTCTGACTGGTGCCCAGCATCAAAtatcttctctcttctctcctcagcTCCTGATTCTCAGTAGCCAGTCACTGCTGAAGAGGGTTGGTTACTACAAAATCATCCTTGCTACCTTCTACCTGGAGCTGCTGAGTGCCAGTATCATGCTGCTTCTGGGCCCAAGTCATCACTATCTGTTGTCAGTCTTCCTCGTGGGAAACATGTAAGTGACAAGCCTCATGATCTCCTTTTGCCACGTTCTGTCACAGCAGGGCAGTGCAGATGTCAGCCTGGATCCCGAGTATTTATTCATTAATTctcgttcattcattcattcattctcttcccccctctctctctttcccaccctccctctgtccacagaataggcccttttggcccttcaaACCATGCTGCCCCGGCATCAacatccccaatttaaccctcgcttaatcatgggacaattcgcAATGGCCGTTTAACCTACCTGGTTtatttagactgtgggaggagactggagaccCGGGGAAACCCACACATCCCACGGAGAGGACGTACAGTGACTCCTCACAGAGTGTcagaatgaactctgaactctggaacgcccTGAGTTGTAATGGTGTCACACTGCCCGCCATAACGTGGCCGTGGTGCCCAGCCTTCCAGACCAGACCGTGATAGGGGACCAGGGTCTGGACGATGTCTTCATGCCTGCCCTCATCAGTCCTCTTGGTCATCTTGTCAAAAAGACTCGATCAGATTTATAGAGTCATCGAGTACTGCAGTACGAGCCTTTTGGCCTAACTATTCTGTGCTGAACCAtcattctgtctagtcccatcgatctaCACCATAgcctggaccatacccctcccatccgtgcAGTTAGCCAAACTTTGCATCTGCCAttggcagcttcttccaccctcTGACGAGGTTCCTCTGTAGAATCCCCATGATTTTCTGTGCAcacagccatgctgactatccctgatcttTTGTTGCATTTTCCAAATGCAATGAAATCATGTCTGTCCTAATCCCTTTCCCACCGTCACAGTAACGCACACCAgcctgtagttccctggcttATTCCTATTCCTCCAAGCACAACATAAGACATCTTCCATCtttccagcacctcacctgtggctagtaCAGATACACCACGGTAGCTTGGCAGTTAGCACGACagtattacagctcagagttcgATCCCAGCGTCCCTGTGCAATGCaggggtttcctccgagtgttctggtttcctcccacagtctaaagaagtactggtcagtaggttaattggtcattgtaactggCTAGTGTTGAATTGGGTGCTGCTGGTGGTCTATTGCAGCTGGAAGTGTCCCCTTTGCTAAATAGATGGATAACTAGATAGCCAGAGATGAATGAAAATCTCTGCCAGGCCCCAagcactctcttctcttcccaaCAACGTCCTAGGATGCACCCAgacaggctctggggatttaccCAAATTAATGCACTTAAAGACTTCCAACTCCACTTGCTTTgtagaagattagctttatttgtcatgcgtAAATCAAAACATACAGAGGCATGTcattgtgtcaacgaccaacacagtctgagggtgtgctgggggcagcccacaagtgtcaccacacttctagTGCTACTGTAGCATGCTCAGAACATACTAAccccaaccggtacgtctttggaatgtgggaggaaaccagagtaccctgaggaaatccacatgattacggggagaacatataaactcctcatAGACAGTGGTGAAAATCGAAACCCAGTCTTaccactggcgctgtaaagcgttaGGTTAACCACTAATCTACCTTGCTGCCCCAACGTGACCATGTTGATGATCTCTGGTTATGTCAGTGTCCTCTCCCCTGAACATACCTGCTTCTCCTGAAAGAATTTCCATCCAGTTATGGCTGGAATggggtgttctgtactgggctgAAGGGATTATCAGTGTCATTTGGGGTCTGAGTGCAGGTATACTCGTCTTTTAGAAGCCACATTGCTCTGAGAACTGATATTTGTCATCTGCATCCTCTGAGAGTCTGCCTATTAGAgtgcagaatcaggccctttggcccatctagtctgtgccatctTGTTTACTCTGGCTGTTCCACAACCCccagcacctctactttatcatgttatgaacatacaatcagtcATTGTATATCAGCTATCTTCCgcatttgtatttattgttttttttaattaacgTTTTTTGGTGCTGCATCCGACCCAGAGTAATGATTATTtaattcttctttacacttgtgttttGGAAATGACGCTAAATAGTCCTGAATATTTTCTCTTGATGTGAAAATTCTAATCAGATCTCCATCTCCACATGTCTCTGCCAGGGTGATGGTATCAGCAATGTTCAGTCTCTTTAACTTGCCTCTGGCTGACCTTATCGATGCCGACCTTCAGAAGCACAAGCGCAGGTGAGGCTCGTCCCGGCTCGCTGGCTTCGCAGGCGTTTGCGAGTGTCTAGTGCTTTGCTAACGGGGGTGTACACCGATGTTTCTGAGTGACGCCGGTGACTCCGTTGTCACGCTGTAATCCTGGAGAGCTGGGATTTCAGACTTCACCACATCTTGTTGGGACTTGGGAGAAACAGTCAGTtcataagccataggagcagaatgcggccattcagcccatcaagtctgctctgtcattccatcatggctgatttattatccctctcaatcctattctcctgccttctcctcataacctttaacaccctggctaatcaattaacctattaaactccattttccaCATAGAAGAATCGGGAAACTTGatagttgggtgggactagaactagaggccataggttaagtgtcaaaggtgaaattttaaggggaacaagaAGGAGAACTTCACttggagggtggtgtgagtgtggaaagagctgtcggaggaggtggtggatgtgggtttgtttAAGAGAGTTTTGGATAAGTATTTTtatgggagtggtgtggagggttTTGGTCTGGGTGCAAATCAATGGGACTTGGCTTGTTTCTGTGTAAATACACTTTGTGCAGTTTAAGAGTTCCCCCTCTTTCAGCTTCCCCCTGTCGTCCATGGTGTTTGGGACCAATGCCCTGTTTACGAAGCCAGCTCAGTCTCTAGCCCCAATGCTGGTTGTGGCTCTACTTAACCAGTTTGACTATGAGAAGCTGAAGGATGAGTTTACGCGATCAGACCAAAGGTAAAAGCCAGAACCGTTTGCCAATACTGCACGGAGCAGCGGGATTAAATGTGTTTATGAGTTATGTTAGTAATGAGACACACTGTGTAATTTATAGCACAGGAGTGACGAACCAGGCCCACCGAGACCAAAATGTACTCACTCGAAACCTCGCACCAAAAGAGAGCGTTTCCTGCGTGTAGCAGACCCGATCGAGTTACTGCACAATCAGCCACGTGTGCGCTTGCCAGTTCTCAGAATCGATCCAATATGGATCGAATATTATTACCAAAACCAGAGAATACTGTAAACTGAACTGTATCAGATCGGTTGTGAGAACCTCTGGGTGCCCATGCGGGTGACGGAATGATTGATCCTCCTATGTGCAGAACTCTCTCTTTGTGGGGCTTTTGAGTATGCTTGCGTTTCATCTCAGTGGGACCGGCTCGTCGTTCCCGCACTGTAAAGTTCCCCAGCAAGTAGCATCAGTAAAGTACTACCCCGCTGCTGTTCTTCTTCCGCAAACACTGAACAGAAACTATCAGCATGTGCGGAGAAggaacagttaacgtttcaggttaTCAGACCTCCATTCACAGAACTTTAAAAAATTGAGAAtgattttttctaaatttttCAGAGACTTGAAAAATTaatgtttattgtcatctgacggTAATATAAACAACCAAATGAAACGACATTTCTCTGGACCAAAATGCACAAATCTCACACAGCACATCAAACAGAATATTAAATCAATCAATTCCAGTTTAATTAACATTCAACCACACGCgaacacagccaaatgaaacagctttCCTCTGGGgtcaagagcaaaaaaaaagtcacGTACAAAAAAACACTTATTactataaataaattaataaaatgtgATTCAAAGAACATGTagtgaacagtaaacagctcattgTCCCAGTGACGAGActtcggtggtggcagggtattcattagtctcacagccggAGGGGAAGAACTGATGCCCAGTTTGGTGATCCTAGACctggtgctcctgtacctccttcctgatgacagtgggtcaaagagattgtggtaaGAActctcaacaatgctttgggcccttcgtATACAATGTTCCTGGTAAATTTCCAGAagacgttcgataaggtgccacataaaagacttgtcTTTAAGATATGGACGTATACAGTTGGTTGTTTCTCTGCTTGGCaattggtgagtggtgtgccgcaggggtcggtgctgggcctgcgactgttcacgatatacactgacgatctggaagaggggaccgagtttagtgtatctaagtttgctgatgacactaaattgagtggagaaGTAAATTGTGCATAGGGTACGGAGAGTCTgcggagagatatagataggtaaaGTGAGTGAGCAAGGGACTGGCAGTGGAGTacgatgttggtaaatgtgagatcatccactttggaaggaaaaatggatgaTAAAAACATTGCAGCTTGCTGCTTTTCAGAAgggctgggagtgcttgtgcaaaaATCgctaaaggttggtttgcaggtgcagcaggctatcaagaataCTGGCCCTCATTGCtggagggatagaatttaagagcagggaggttgtgCTACACCTGTACaggtgatcctctcagcagtttttACTGTCATCTGTAGGTCTTGTGATGCGATGCCTTGGCGCTTCCATACCCCACAATGATGCTGCCAGACAGGACACTCGCGGTGCTTCTGTaggaagttgttagaatgggcTTGATTTTATTTGCAGAgattcagaatcatgtttattattattgatgtatgtcataaaatttgttgttttgtggcagtaaaatatacatatataagaattaaattagtgcaaaaacagtgaggtagtgttcactgattcattgtccattcaggaatctgttggtggagggaagaagctgttactgaaacgtTGTGCTTTTTCAGGCTCCCgtatctccttgatggtagcaatgagaaggggcatGTCCAGACGGTGAGGCCCCTTCATGCTGGCAGCCACCTTCTCGccgtatcaccttttgaagatgtccttgatgggggGAAGGTTATGACAGATCTCCGATCCCTCCTCAACTCCTAACCACATCTAGATCTCCTTGTCTTTATCTCCAGCTCTTAATCACGAACCAGAATAAGAGAATGTTCCCCCTCAAACAAAGAGATTACCCTTTACCCTTTTTTTATACCCTCTTCTAAAATGTTCCCACACCTAATGTTACCAGTCTGTAGCTTTTTATCTCTCGTTGCCTTTAGCGTAGAAACTGTGGGCCTGTAAGGAGATAAACATTCTTCCTACTTAAGCCCATCACTT
Encoded here:
- the mfsd13al gene encoding transmembrane protein 180-like isoform X1, with protein sequence MERHRDDLGFCCRSRGGCGYKGRKYFHLQLGRPSLMKMKLSLLGIHQNALAYSFTTLGAALMNNLFSFYYVKLFLNRYRISERDFQQAQVVFMVWNAFNDPLFGYLQDNSSLRCCTQRRLSILYGAPFYAIAFLLPWFPWRDYSEGDWLCGVHLVIALCAFDGMLTFVLLAQCALFAEISTRHESRLLLIKYNQVASLVGSSGVLFCGLVSSNMENIFNFQLFMLCVAGLAFACMYYTGQHSVSQYEQGDRLGKCRADNVDDLSWTSVFHLTKQIITEKDFLFFIIMNFFQVFHLAFMNNFMLIFADHLIPQHVLPGFAKSIMYGAGFICPQLLILSSQSLLKRVGYYKIILATFYLELLSASIMLLLGPSHHYLLSVFLVGNMVMVSAMFSLFNLPLADLIDADLQKHKRSFPLSSMVFGTNALFTKPAQSLAPMLVVALLNQFDYEKLKDEFTRSDQSDLKDLHGAMFWLICLVPICIAFLQILAWTPFSIRNSHTDISKYIES
- the mfsd13al gene encoding transmembrane protein 180-like isoform X2 — translated: MKMKLSLLGIHQNALAYSFTTLGAALMNNLFSFYYVKLFLNRYRISERDFQQAQVVFMVWNAFNDPLFGYLQDNSSLRCCTQRRLSILYGAPFYAIAFLLPWFPWRDYSEGDWLCGVHLVIALCAFDGMLTFVLLAQCALFAEISTRHESRLLLIKYNQVASLVGSSGVLFCGLVSSNMENIFNFQLFMLCVAGLAFACMYYTGQHSVSQYEQGDRLGKCRADNVDDLSWTSVFHLTKQIITEKDFLFFIIMNFFQVFHLAFMNNFMLIFADHLIPQHVLPGFAKSIMYGAGFICPQLLILSSQSLLKRVGYYKIILATFYLELLSASIMLLLGPSHHYLLSVFLVGNMVMVSAMFSLFNLPLADLIDADLQKHKRSFPLSSMVFGTNALFTKPAQSLAPMLVVALLNQFDYEKLKDEFTRSDQSDLKDLHGAMFWLICLVPICIAFLQILAWTPFSIRNSHTDISKYIES
- the mfsd13al gene encoding transmembrane protein 180-like isoform X3, with protein sequence MERHRDDLGFCCRSRGGCGYKGRKYFHLQLGRPSLMKMKLSLLGIHQNALAYSFTTLGAALMNNLFSFYYVKLFLNRYRISERDFQQAQVVFMVWNAFNDPLFGYLQDNSSLRCCTQRRLSILYGAPFYAIAFLLPWFPWRDYSEGDWLCGVHLVIALCAFDGMLTFVLLAQCALFAEISTRHESRLLLIKYNQVASLVGSSGVLFCGLVSSNMENIFNFQLFMLCVAGLAFACMYYTGQHSVSQYEQGDRLGKCRADNVDDLSWTSVFHLTKQIITEKDFLFFIIMNFFQVFHLAFMNNFMLIFADHLIPQHVLPGFAKSIMYGAGFICPQLLILSSQSLLKRVGYYKIILATFYLELLSASIMLLLGPSHHYLLSVFLVGNMVMVSAMFSLFNLPLADLIDADLQKHKRSDLKDLHGAMFWLICLVPICIAFLQILAWTPFSIRNSHTDISKYIES
- the mfsd13al gene encoding transmembrane protein 180-like isoform X4 — its product is MVWNAFNDPLFGYLQDNSSLRCCTQRRLSILYGAPFYAIAFLLPWFPWRDYSEGDWLCGVHLVIALCAFDGMLTFVLLAQCALFAEISTRHESRLLLIKYNQVASLVGSSGVLFCGLVSSNMENIFNFQLFMLCVAGLAFACMYYTGQHSVSQYEQGDRLGKCRADNVDDLSWTSVFHLTKQIITEKDFLFFIIMNFFQVFHLAFMNNFMLIFADHLIPQHVLPGFAKSIMYGAGFICPQLLILSSQSLLKRVGYYKIILATFYLELLSASIMLLLGPSHHYLLSVFLVGNMVMVSAMFSLFNLPLADLIDADLQKHKRSFPLSSMVFGTNALFTKPAQSLAPMLVVALLNQFDYEKLKDEFTRSDQSDLKDLHGAMFWLICLVPICIAFLQILAWTPFSIRNSHTDISKYIES